The DNA region GAGGAAGGCGTCGGCCAGACGGCGGATTTCCGGCGGCATGGTCGCGGAGAAGAACAGGGTCTGCCGGTTCTTCGGCAACTTGCTGACGATGCGCTCGATATCGGGGATGAATCCCATGTCGAGCATGCGGTCGGCCTCGTCGATGACGAAGACCTTGATGTCGTTCAGCATGATGTTGCCGCGCTCGAACAGGTCGATCAGACGACCCGGAGTCGCGATCAGAACATCCACCCCGCGGTCGAGCTTCTTCACCTGTTCGGTGAAGGTCTCGCCGCCGATCAGCAGCGCCATGCTGAGCTTGTGGTGCTTGCCGTAGGTCTCGAAGCTTTCCGCCACCTGGGCCGCCAACTCGCGCGTCGGCTCCAGGATCAGGGACCGCGGCATCCGCGCACGGGCACGGCCCGACGCCAGGATGTCGATCATGGGCAAGGTGAAGCTCGCCGTCTTGCCGGTGCCCGTCTGCGCGCAGCCCAGCACGTCGCGGCGTTGCAGGACACAGGGAATTGCCTGTTCCTGAATGGGCGTCGGTTGGGTGTAACCCTTGTCCTCGATGGCGCGCAGGACGTCAGGGCCAAGCCCAAGTTCCGAAAAAAGCATCCAACCTGTTTCTGTTCTGGAGTGCGCAAATCGAGCGATCATCGCCCGATGCCTGGATGAGCCCGAAGAATAGGTAGACAAAGCGACATGTCAATAGATCCGATGTTCCGATGCCGAAAATAGGCGCGAAAACACGCCGCGTTGGCGAAATCGATGCTCTGCGCTAGGCTGTCCGACGGCGTTGCCGCGAGTCGCGGCCATTGCCGGCGCCCTGGACAAGGACGCCATGCCCCAAATGGAACGGTCGAGTGCATTTGATGATTCTTCGTGCCCAGGAATCGGTGCTGGTTGTGGTCGACGTCCAGGAACGCCTGTTGCCGGCCATCCACGAATCCGCCCGCGTCGTCCGAAATGCCGGGATGCTGTTGAAGGCCGCGGCGGCCCTGTCCGTGCCGGTGCTGGTGACGGAGCAGTATTCCCGCGGCCTTGGGCCGACGGTGGAAGCGGTGCGCGCCGAACTGCCGCCCGGCACCCCGGTGATCGAGAAGATCACCTTCGGAAGCACCGGCGAGCCGGCCTTCAACACCGCGATCGAAGAGTTGAAGCGTCCGCAGATCGTGCTGTGCGGGACGGAGGCCCATGTCTGCGTCATGCAGACCGCGCTGGGGCTGCGCCAGCAGGGCCATGAGGTCTATCTGGTCGCCGACGCGGTATCCTCGCGCACCCCCGCCAACCACGCCGCCGCGCTGGAGCGGATGCGCGCCGCCGGCGTCACCATCGTCACCACAGAGATGGTCCTGTTCGAATGGATGGAACGGGCCGGCACGCCGGTCTTCAAGGTCATCGTCGCCCTGGTGAAGTGAGCGGAGGAAAAGCCCGATGCCG from Azospirillum ramasamyi includes:
- a CDS encoding hydrolase; the protein is MILRAQESVLVVVDVQERLLPAIHESARVVRNAGMLLKAAAALSVPVLVTEQYSRGLGPTVEAVRAELPPGTPVIEKITFGSTGEPAFNTAIEELKRPQIVLCGTEAHVCVMQTALGLRQQGHEVYLVADAVSSRTPANHAAALERMRAAGVTIVTTEMVLFEWMERAGTPVFKVIVALVK